A single window of Triplophysa rosa linkage group LG2, Trosa_1v2, whole genome shotgun sequence DNA harbors:
- the suds3 gene encoding sin3 histone deacetylase corepressor complex component SDS3 yields MASTLLSPMVDYYNDEEELDSVDEDDDRSFRGRDSEEDTEDASETDLAKHDEGDYVEIKEQMYQDKLASLKRQLQQLQEGTLQEYQRRMKKLDQQYKERLRNADLFLQLETEQVERNYIKEKKAAVKEFDDKKVELKENLIAELEEKKKMIENEKLTMELTGDSMEVKPIMTRKLRRRPNDPVPIPDKRRKPVPAQLNYLLSDEQIMEDLRTLNKLKSPKRPGMDVLSVRASPSSPEHLPSTPVDTPSQRYEARIEDGKLYYDKRWYHKSQAIYLESKENNKISCVISSVGTNEIWVRKTSDSTKMRIYLGQLQRGAFVIRRRSAA; encoded by the exons ATGGCTTCGACATTACTTTCACCCATGGTGGATTACTATAACGACGAGGAAGAGCTAGACAGTGTTGATGAAGATGACGATCGCAGCTTCAGAGGCAGAGACTCGGAGGAAG ACACGGAAGATGCCAGCGAAACCGATTTGGCCAAACACGATGAAGGCGACTACGTTGAAATCAAAGAACA GATGTATCAAGATAAACTGGCGTCCCTGAAACGACAGCTACAGCAACTGCAAGAAG GCACACTGCAGGAGTACCAGAGGAGAATGAAGAAGCTTGATCAGCAGTATAAAGAGAGATTACGTAACGCTG ACCTCTTTCTACAACTTGAG ACCGAGCAGGTGGAGAGGAACTACATCAAGGAGAAAAAGGCAGCGGTGAAGGAGTTTGACGATAAGAAGGTAGAACTTAAGGAAAATTTAATAGCAGAGCTGGAGGAGAAGAAGAAGATGATTGAGAATGAGAAATTGACAATGGAGCTGACGGGAG ATTCCATGGAGGTGAAACCCATTATGACCCGGAAGCTCAGAAGGCGACCCAATGACCCGGTTCCTATTCCAGACAAGCGGAGAAAACCTGTTCCTG CGCAGTTAAACTATTTACTCAGTGATGAACAGATCATGGAGGATCTAAGAACGTTAAATAAG CTTAAGTCCCCGAAAAGACCAGGTATGGACGTTTTGTCTGTTAGAG CATCTCCGTCCTCTCCCGAGCACCTTCCGTCCACTCCAGTAGACACTCCATCCCAGCGGTATGAGGCACGGATAGAGGATGGCAAACTCTACTATGATAAGAGATG GTACCATAAAAGTCAAGCAATCTATCTGGAGTCCAAGGAGAACAACAAGATTAGCTGTGTCATCAGCTCAGTGGGGACCAATGAG ATCTGGGTGAGGAAGACGAGCGACAGCACGAAGATGAGGATTTATTTAGGGCAGCTGCAGCGAGGGGCCTTCGTCATTAGACGCCGATCGGCGGCATAG